In a genomic window of Streptomyces koelreuteriae:
- a CDS encoding GOLPH3/VPS74 family protein codes for MQRHPERTPREWLLALREQALDTAYQGLLEKGLVRKRGRRVLGVFGSVTYPVTGLSELVVLRGRLAAVLVQGQEPDERTAALITVLHHAGLQAVTPQVTDERLSGIAEGQDSVAAPGDAIRTTVAALTARSVGLPSAVEASGVASEVGRLASLRPKWGGVGGSCGSDVIVGSSCRA; via the coding sequence ATGCAGAGACATCCCGAGAGAACGCCCCGGGAGTGGCTGCTGGCCCTACGCGAGCAGGCACTCGACACGGCGTACCAAGGGTTGTTGGAGAAGGGGCTGGTACGGAAGCGGGGGCGGCGAGTTCTCGGTGTCTTCGGGTCGGTGACGTACCCGGTCACGGGTCTGTCGGAACTCGTGGTGCTGCGCGGGCGGTTGGCGGCCGTCCTCGTGCAGGGTCAGGAACCCGATGAGCGCACTGCGGCGCTGATCACCGTGCTGCATCATGCGGGACTTCAGGCCGTCACGCCGCAGGTGACCGATGAGCGTCTGAGCGGGATCGCCGAGGGGCAGGACTCGGTCGCGGCACCCGGCGACGCGATCCGCACCACGGTCGCCGCTCTCACCGCCCGCTCTGTAGGGCTTCCGTCAGCGGTCGAGGCGAGTGGCGTGGCGTCAGAGGTCGGTAGGCTGGCGTCACTTCGCCCCAAGTGGGGAGGGGTAGGGGGTAGTTGTGGCAGCGATGTCATCGTGGGTTCAAGTTGTCGAGCGTGA
- a CDS encoding ferredoxin: MKVSVDRDLCYGSAECAHRAPAVFEFIDGYGVVRPGRDRTDDPEILEAAEILEAAEKCPSQAITITDAPSSPDGR; encoded by the coding sequence ATGAAGGTCTCCGTCGACCGCGACCTCTGCTACGGCTCCGCCGAGTGCGCCCACCGGGCCCCGGCGGTCTTCGAGTTCATCGACGGATACGGCGTCGTCCGCCCGGGCCGGGACCGCACGGACGACCCGGAGATCCTGGAAGCGGCGGAGATCCTGGAAGCGGCGGAGAAGTGCCCGAGCCAGGCGATCACGATCACCGACGCGCCCTCGTCGCCGGACGGGCGGTAG
- a CDS encoding PIG-L deacetylase family protein has protein sequence MPSPPQMSSTSSTSLPSLLAVFAHPDDESLVAGGVLARHASAGARTTVVTATWAADTPRATELAEACHILGAGEPRMLGHADARVPHSAPGRPRWCDAPLDEAVRELVAQIRDVRPEIVVTHDAYGGLTGHEDHVHTHRVTQLAIHAAGLERLYPDTGEPWQPSALYLATHPDSAVRAWAGPWAPTGKTMHTVPDDRITATVDVTPWLDRKTAAILAHRTEVTRGAAPALIAALPTPERERLLGTEWYIRHEAVSMARGLTGLLP, from the coding sequence ATGCCATCGCCGCCGCAGATGTCGTCGACGTCGTCGACATCGTTGCCGAGCCTGCTCGCGGTGTTCGCCCACCCCGACGACGAGTCGCTGGTGGCGGGCGGCGTCCTCGCCCGGCACGCGTCCGCGGGCGCTCGTACGACGGTCGTCACCGCGACCTGGGCGGCGGACACCCCACGCGCCACGGAACTGGCCGAGGCCTGCCACATCCTCGGCGCCGGCGAACCACGCATGCTCGGCCACGCCGACGCGCGTGTGCCGCACTCGGCCCCCGGCAGACCGCGCTGGTGCGACGCCCCGCTCGACGAGGCGGTGCGGGAACTGGTCGCACAGATCCGTGACGTCCGCCCGGAGATCGTCGTCACGCACGACGCGTACGGCGGTCTGACCGGTCACGAGGACCATGTGCACACCCACCGCGTGACCCAGCTCGCGATCCACGCCGCCGGGCTCGAACGCCTCTACCCGGACACCGGTGAGCCCTGGCAGCCGAGCGCCCTGTATCTGGCCACCCACCCGGACTCCGCCGTCCGGGCATGGGCCGGGCCCTGGGCCCCCACGGGCAAGACGATGCACACCGTCCCCGACGACCGGATCACCGCCACCGTCGACGTCACGCCCTGGCTGGACCGGAAGACCGCCGCCATCCTGGCCCACCGCACGGAGGTGACCCGGGGCGCCGCCCCGGCCCTGATCGCCGCCCTCCCGACACCCGAACGGGAGCGGCTGCTCGGCACCGAGTGGTACATCCGGCACGAGGCCGTGAGCATGGCACGGGGGCTGACGGGCCTACTGCCTTAG
- a CDS encoding glycosyltransferase family 2 protein: MSRRIVVVTAVHGPSARFLPEAYRSLCGQRLPDGWEWRWVIQEDGESEGVRPYAPDDARVTFRQGRAGGPGVARTIALAHAEGAYVKVLDADDQLPPGVLARDLAVLEGDPTLGWTTSRVLDLLPDGSTAGFPGDPEQGPIERGAVLDHWKANGFLAQVHPASLCVRRELLLALGGWMALPASEDTGLLLALNAVSRGWFSAEVGLLYRKWDGQVTGQAAHVDRAEREARMAVVESRARALSGLRWSSPVGY, encoded by the coding sequence GTGAGTCGGCGCATCGTGGTCGTCACCGCTGTGCACGGTCCGTCGGCCCGGTTTCTGCCGGAGGCCTACCGGTCCCTGTGCGGGCAGAGGCTGCCCGACGGCTGGGAATGGCGCTGGGTGATCCAGGAGGACGGGGAGAGCGAGGGCGTACGGCCGTACGCGCCCGATGACGCGCGGGTGACGTTCCGGCAGGGGCGGGCCGGTGGGCCCGGGGTGGCTCGGACCATCGCGCTGGCGCATGCCGAGGGCGCGTATGTGAAGGTCCTGGACGCCGATGACCAGTTGCCGCCGGGCGTGCTCGCGCGGGATCTGGCCGTGCTGGAGGGCGACCCCACCCTGGGGTGGACGACCTCGCGGGTGCTGGATCTCCTGCCCGACGGGTCGACGGCCGGGTTTCCGGGCGACCCCGAGCAGGGACCGATCGAGCGCGGGGCCGTGCTCGACCACTGGAAGGCGAACGGCTTTCTCGCCCAGGTCCATCCCGCCTCGCTGTGCGTGCGGCGGGAGTTGCTGCTCGCGCTCGGCGGGTGGATGGCCCTGCCCGCCTCGGAGGACACGGGGCTGCTGCTCGCGCTGAACGCCGTGAGCCGCGGGTGGTTCTCGGCGGAGGTAGGCCTGCTGTACCGCAAGTGGGACGGGCAGGTGACCGGGCAGGCGGCCCATGTGGACCGCGCCGAGCGCGAGGCCCGGATGGCCGTCGTGGAGTCCCGGGCCCGGGCGTTGTCGGGGCTGCGGTGGAGTTCGCCGGTGGGGTACTGA